A genomic window from Candidatus Poribacteria bacterium includes:
- a CDS encoding DegT/DnrJ/EryC1/StrS family aminotransferase, whose protein sequence is MGEQLAVHGGTPVIAPGTIKPWPWITDADRAAVAEVLSVENINVQRQHQAERLAREFCEYLGVEHCVPTNSGTAALHMCVAGLEIGPGDEVITTAHTYWATAAAVLHHNAIPVFVDIDPTTYCMD, encoded by the coding sequence ATGGGAGAGCAACTCGCCGTTCACGGTGGAACCCCCGTCATCGCGCCCGGAACGATCAAGCCGTGGCCCTGGATCACCGACGCCGACCGCGCTGCCGTCGCCGAAGTGCTGTCCGTCGAGAACATCAACGTCCAACGCCAGCACCAGGCGGAGCGGCTCGCCCGCGAGTTCTGCGAGTATCTGGGCGTGGAGCACTGCGTCCCGACCAACAGCGGAACCGCCGCCCTCCACATGTGCGTCGCCGGTTTGGAGATTGGGCCCGGCGACGAGGTCATCACGACGGCTCATACGTACTGGGCGACCGCCGCCGCCGTGCTCCATCACAACGCGATACCCGTCTTCGTCGATATCGACCCGACCACCTACTGCATGGAT
- a CDS encoding LamG domain-containing protein: protein MDRRSIAPAAERSERVPAVSLDGRIDVGKCTGVRTDSSRRETTMHAARIGVVACAFLVIASLCRAVPGDMVFYYTLDDGQGGTIKDSSGNGRDGRVQGAVKAVDGKFGKAAEVGAADEIQIDDDGSLDGMKAFTAEMWVYMETQQATGLIQKGTDWGANMSYLIQPWSDGKIYFGIKETASRAITNPGDFPLKKWFHLAATYDGSLLKLYIDGKKMAEAPPPAGVKEVPDTKDALKLGGRFAGQMDEAVFYKRALSDAEIQLDMQGRVLAVEPAGKAATTWADVKAR from the coding sequence ATGGATCGCCGCAGCATCGCACCGGCGGCGGAGCGTTCGGAGCGCGTCCCGGCTGTGTCGCTTGACGGGCGGATCGATGTGGGCAAATGTACGGGTGTGCGAACCGATTCATCTCGGAGGGAGACGACGATGCACGCTGCTCGGATCGGTGTGGTTGCCTGCGCGTTCCTCGTGATCGCGTCGCTGTGCCGCGCGGTGCCCGGCGACATGGTTTTCTACTACACGCTCGACGACGGACAGGGAGGCACGATCAAGGACTCCTCTGGCAACGGACGCGACGGGAGGGTCCAGGGAGCCGTGAAAGCCGTCGACGGGAAGTTCGGCAAAGCTGCCGAGGTCGGGGCTGCGGACGAGATCCAGATCGACGACGACGGCTCGCTGGACGGAATGAAGGCGTTCACCGCCGAGATGTGGGTCTACATGGAGACGCAGCAGGCGACGGGGCTCATCCAGAAGGGAACCGACTGGGGAGCTAACATGAGCTACCTCATTCAGCCCTGGAGCGACGGGAAGATCTACTTCGGCATCAAGGAGACGGCGTCACGGGCGATCACCAACCCCGGCGACTTCCCGCTCAAGAAATGGTTCCACCTGGCGGCGACCTACGACGGCTCGCTGCTCAAGCTCTACATCGACGGGAAGAAGATGGCGGAAGCTCCGCCGCCCGCCGGGGTCAAGGAAGTGCCCGACACGAAAGACGCGCTCAAGCTGGGCGGTCGGTTCGCCGGACAGATGGACGAGGCGGTCTTCTACAAGCGGGCGCTCTCGGACGCTGAGATTCAGCTCGACATGCAGGGCCGCGTCCTCGCCGTCGAACCTGCCGGCAAGGCGGCGACGACCTGGGCAGACGTCAAGGCGCGCTAG
- a CDS encoding ABC transporter ATP-binding protein encodes MLSQFSIEANELTRRFGSFVAVDRLSLKVTQGEVFGFLGPNGAGKSTTIRMLCGILAPSDGDALVAGHSVRRDPERVKRSIGYMSQRFSLYEDLTASENIDFYGGIHGIGGRELRARKGRVLEMSGLAERADELASVLSGGWRQRLALGCAMLHDPPILFLDEPTSGVDPISRRNFWDLIYTVAQQGTTVLVTTHYMDEAEHCDHLGLVHAGKMIAYGSPDELKDAESARVLVEIECSPVMNGLTALRSSAAVRDVALFGAALHATLADESSAEAVRQELERARVQVSSISRIRPSLEDVFVSLVESGSTVIGAP; translated from the coding sequence GTGCTCAGCCAGTTCAGCATCGAAGCCAACGAGCTCACGCGGCGCTTCGGTTCCTTCGTCGCCGTGGACCGCCTCTCCCTGAAGGTCACCCAAGGGGAAGTGTTCGGCTTCTTGGGTCCGAACGGCGCTGGGAAGTCGACGACGATCCGTATGCTCTGCGGCATCCTTGCCCCGAGCGATGGCGATGCGCTGGTCGCCGGACACAGCGTGCGCCGAGACCCCGAACGCGTGAAACGGAGCATCGGGTACATGTCGCAGCGGTTCTCGCTCTACGAAGACCTGACGGCATCCGAGAACATCGACTTCTACGGCGGCATCCACGGAATCGGTGGACGGGAACTGAGGGCGCGCAAGGGACGCGTCCTCGAGATGTCGGGGCTGGCGGAACGCGCCGATGAGCTCGCCTCCGTGCTTTCGGGCGGCTGGCGGCAGCGTCTGGCGCTCGGGTGCGCGATGCTCCACGACCCGCCGATCCTATTCCTCGACGAGCCGACATCGGGTGTCGATCCCATTTCGCGCCGCAACTTCTGGGACCTGATCTACACGGTGGCTCAGCAGGGAACGACGGTCCTCGTGACGACGCACTACATGGACGAGGCGGAGCACTGCGATCACCTCGGACTCGTGCACGCCGGGAAGATGATCGCCTACGGGAGCCCGGACGAGCTCAAAGACGCCGAGTCCGCGCGTGTTCTCGTCGAGATCGAGTGCTCCCCGGTGATGAACGGTCTAACGGCGCTTCGGTCGTCAGCGGCAGTTCGCGATGTCGCGCTCTTCGGCGCCGCCCTTCACGCGACGCTGGCGGATGAGTCGTCCGCCGAGGCGGTCCGGCAGGAGCTCGAGCGGGCTCGCGTGCAGGTGTCGTCGATCTCGCGGATCCGACCGTCACTCGAAGACGTTTTCGTTTCGCTCGTGGAATCCGGTTCCACCGTCATCGGTGCACCATGA
- a CDS encoding ABC transporter permease, whose translation MKGNLGAVLRKEVTTMLRDRGSLAMTLLLPAVLLIVYGYAVNLDVRNIRVAVYDMDRSAQSRAFLRSLEASGYFDLHHVEGLGDTDDHVEHGDALVGIEIPRGFAADLADGREAHVQAVVDATNANIATIAMSYLDQIAGAFSNDLRIARVERLSGQRARGFPPVRPEPRIWYNPQLRSTFFIVPGVVGLIMMLVGTNATALSIVLEKEQGTFEKLIVTPLRPYEIIVGKALPWAVLALGESLATFAIGIALFRVPMRGSWGLLAAGSLLFLYCATSMGLFISCVAKTQMAALMTTVFVSILPTFLLSGFVFPIRSMPIVLRLVTRLVPARYFMVILRGVFLKQSGLRHLWSQFAVLGAYGIAMNVLAVRRFRKRLD comes from the coding sequence ATGAAAGGGAACCTGGGCGCCGTCCTCCGCAAGGAAGTGACGACGATGCTGAGGGACCGCGGATCCCTCGCGATGACGCTCCTCCTGCCGGCGGTGCTGCTGATCGTCTACGGCTACGCGGTCAACCTCGACGTACGGAACATTCGCGTCGCCGTCTACGACATGGATCGATCCGCGCAGAGCCGCGCGTTCCTGCGGTCTCTCGAAGCCTCCGGGTATTTCGACCTCCACCATGTCGAAGGTCTCGGCGATACCGATGATCACGTCGAACACGGCGATGCCCTCGTGGGAATTGAGATCCCTCGCGGCTTCGCAGCGGACTTGGCGGATGGCAGGGAAGCTCACGTCCAGGCGGTCGTCGATGCGACCAACGCGAACATCGCCACCATCGCGATGAGCTACCTCGACCAGATCGCAGGCGCGTTTTCCAACGACCTTCGTATCGCCCGCGTCGAGCGGTTGTCGGGTCAGCGAGCTCGCGGGTTCCCGCCGGTGCGCCCGGAACCGCGTATTTGGTACAACCCGCAGCTTCGCAGCACCTTCTTCATCGTCCCGGGCGTCGTCGGTCTGATCATGATGCTCGTCGGGACCAACGCCACGGCGCTCTCCATCGTCTTGGAGAAGGAACAGGGCACGTTCGAAAAGCTCATCGTGACGCCGCTGCGTCCGTACGAGATCATCGTCGGGAAGGCGCTGCCGTGGGCGGTGCTCGCGCTCGGAGAATCGCTCGCGACGTTCGCCATCGGGATTGCGCTCTTCCGCGTGCCGATGCGCGGGAGTTGGGGTCTCCTGGCGGCGGGCTCGCTGCTGTTCCTCTACTGTGCGACGAGCATGGGGCTGTTCATCTCGTGCGTCGCCAAAACGCAGATGGCAGCCCTGATGACGACGGTGTTCGTGTCTATCCTTCCGACGTTCCTGCTCTCCGGCTTCGTCTTTCCAATCCGCAGCATGCCCATCGTCTTGCGGCTGGTGACTCGCCTCGTTCCCGCGCGCTACTTCATGGTGATTCTGCGCGGCGTCTTCCTGAAGCAGAGCGGGTTGCGCCATCTGTGGAGCCAGTTCGCCGTGCTCGGAGCGTACGGCATCGCCATGAACGTCCTCGCCGTCAGACGGTTCCGCAAGCGTCTCGATTGA
- a CDS encoding ROK family protein: MKYALAVDLGGTYIKAGLVAQDGTMTHTRQVRTSADAGGAVVGSQIAEVARAIFAESALRRDIVGIGLGSPGLISADTGVIHFSPNFEGWTDIPLADYVKAELRELSSLPVFLENDVNAMTLGELTFGAGKGCRYLVGMTLGTGVGGGVVIDGKVYHGKTNMAGEIGHMTVLPDGRQCGCGNFGCLEAMVGTAGLIERTRAKMSAGARSRLLANIDDLTPRMIADAAKEGDGVALDIFAETGRYIGIILGSIANLLNPEMAVIGGGISAAGEEILFRHIRDEARRRAMDTPADTMRIVPAALGNDAGMAGAATLAFQAAGVLPS, encoded by the coding sequence ATGAAGTACGCGCTGGCGGTCGACTTGGGCGGAACCTACATCAAGGCGGGTCTCGTCGCTCAGGACGGCACGATGACGCACACGCGGCAGGTACGCACGAGCGCCGATGCCGGTGGCGCGGTCGTCGGCTCCCAGATCGCGGAGGTCGCCCGCGCTATCTTCGCGGAGAGCGCCCTTCGGCGGGATATCGTGGGGATCGGCTTGGGCTCGCCCGGGCTCATCAGCGCCGACACCGGCGTGATCCACTTCTCCCCCAACTTCGAAGGATGGACAGACATCCCGCTCGCCGACTACGTCAAGGCGGAGCTCCGCGAGTTGAGCTCCCTGCCCGTGTTCCTCGAGAACGACGTCAACGCGATGACACTCGGCGAGCTCACCTTCGGAGCCGGGAAAGGCTGCAGGTATCTGGTGGGCATGACACTCGGAACCGGCGTCGGTGGCGGCGTCGTCATCGACGGCAAGGTCTACCACGGCAAGACCAACATGGCTGGCGAGATCGGTCACATGACGGTTCTGCCCGACGGGCGTCAGTGCGGCTGCGGCAACTTCGGCTGCCTCGAGGCGATGGTGGGCACGGCAGGCTTGATCGAACGCACCCGCGCGAAGATGTCGGCGGGAGCCCGATCGCGGCTGCTTGCGAACATTGATGACCTGACGCCGCGCATGATCGCCGACGCCGCCAAGGAGGGCGACGGCGTCGCCCTCGACATCTTCGCCGAGACCGGGCGCTACATCGGAATCATCCTCGGTTCCATCGCGAACCTGCTGAACCCGGAGATGGCGGTGATCGGCGGAGGCATCTCCGCCGCAGGCGAGGAAATCCTGTTCCGGCACATCCGCGATGAAGCGCGTCGGCGCGCGATGGACACCCCAGCGGACACGATGCGGATCGTGCCGGCGGCGCTCGGAAACGACGCGGGCATGGCTGGAGCCGCCACGCTGGCGTTCCAGGCTGCCGGCGTCCTCCCCTCCTAG
- a CDS encoding acetamidase — protein MQRATTDVLYFEIGADNAPTLHVKPGELFEVQTQVNRGPWLDDHPDADRLRAKLYGGNPSSGAVYVDGAKPGDVLAVHIGEIRLDPMGFTSYSGNTGAMPGWLGASGVGAHSRIVEIRDSVIHWGDGRTLPAKPMIGYVGTAPARERYHHGWGGGWGGNFDVQEITTGATVLLPVSVNGALLHIGDMHAIQGDGEICGAGGIEASGIVVVSCDVLPRPQGFVMPRIVDATHIATVAMARPAEDAFRQALSGLLLWLEAEYGFSRGDAFLWLGQVLESRCTQFVNPTYTYIAKVAKKHLPER, from the coding sequence ATGCAACGCGCTACCACGGATGTTCTCTACTTCGAAATCGGAGCCGACAACGCGCCCACCCTACACGTGAAGCCCGGAGAGCTCTTCGAGGTGCAGACGCAGGTGAACCGGGGCCCCTGGCTCGACGACCATCCCGACGCAGACAGGCTGCGAGCCAAGCTGTACGGCGGGAACCCGTCGAGCGGCGCGGTGTACGTCGACGGAGCGAAGCCCGGCGATGTCCTCGCGGTCCACATCGGCGAGATACGGCTGGACCCGATGGGCTTCACCAGCTACAGCGGCAACACCGGAGCCATGCCCGGATGGCTCGGCGCATCCGGCGTGGGAGCGCACTCGCGGATCGTCGAGATCCGGGACAGCGTCATCCACTGGGGCGACGGTCGGACACTCCCGGCGAAGCCCATGATCGGGTATGTCGGGACAGCGCCCGCACGCGAGCGCTATCACCACGGCTGGGGCGGCGGCTGGGGCGGCAACTTCGACGTTCAGGAGATCACGACGGGCGCGACGGTGCTTCTCCCCGTGTCTGTGAACGGCGCGCTGCTCCACATCGGGGACATGCACGCGATCCAGGGCGACGGCGAGATCTGCGGAGCAGGCGGCATCGAAGCGAGCGGAATCGTGGTCGTGTCGTGCGACGTCCTGCCGCGTCCCCAAGGCTTCGTGATGCCTCGGATCGTTGACGCAACGCACATCGCAACGGTCGCGATGGCTCGTCCCGCCGAGGACGCCTTCCGCCAGGCGCTGAGCGGGCTGCTGCTATGGCTCGAAGCAGAGTACGGGTTCTCCCGGGGCGACGCGTTCCTCTGGCTGGGACAGGTTCTTGAGTCGCGCTGCACGCAGTTCGTCAACCCAACCTACACCTACATCGCGAAGGTTGCGAAGAAGCACCTGCCTGAGCGCTAG
- a CDS encoding TIM barrel protein encodes MELHGIGAQLYVWSQVFGKEGKSVEEDLDEALGEVVAGGFDGAEGNLAWAGTADKARRVRQLYDAHGLQIPSLYHGGAYHTVDDASRTIAETLSFARYAADIGCPAVNVNPNPIGRDKTGAELRIQADGLNRLGEGLRALGMSLYIHNHDPEIRNNAHEFRANVRLTDPALVSLCVDTHWVYRGGADPIGLLREVIARTRSLHVRQSQGGTWDETFRDGDIDHREIRRVLEEGEYSGWLLLELAYEQKTVLTRSLAENAKLARGYVREVFGA; translated from the coding sequence ATGGAGCTTCACGGCATCGGAGCGCAGCTCTACGTATGGAGCCAGGTGTTCGGCAAGGAAGGCAAGTCGGTCGAAGAGGATCTCGACGAGGCACTGGGCGAAGTCGTCGCCGGAGGATTCGACGGTGCAGAGGGCAACCTGGCGTGGGCTGGCACAGCCGACAAGGCGCGTCGGGTTCGCCAGCTCTACGACGCACACGGGCTCCAGATTCCCAGCCTATATCACGGTGGCGCCTACCACACGGTCGATGATGCCAGCCGGACGATCGCCGAGACGTTGTCATTCGCTCGGTACGCGGCGGATATCGGCTGTCCAGCCGTAAACGTGAATCCGAACCCGATTGGGCGCGACAAGACGGGCGCGGAACTTCGCATCCAGGCAGACGGTCTGAACCGCCTGGGTGAGGGTTTGCGAGCCCTGGGCATGTCGCTCTACATCCACAACCACGATCCGGAGATCCGCAACAACGCCCACGAGTTCCGCGCGAACGTCCGGTTGACGGACCCGGCGCTGGTCTCGCTGTGCGTCGATACGCACTGGGTCTATCGCGGCGGCGCGGATCCCATCGGACTTCTGCGTGAGGTCATCGCGCGGACCCGCAGCCTGCACGTCCGGCAGTCCCAAGGCGGGACGTGGGACGAGACGTTCCGCGACGGCGATATCGACCATCGCGAGATCCGCCGCGTGCTGGAGGAAGGCGAGTACTCAGGCTGGCTGCTGCTGGAGCTCGCCTACGAGCAGAAGACGGTGCTGACACGGAGCCTCGCCGAGAACGCGAAGCTTGCTCGCGGCTACGTGAGGGAGGTCTTCGGAGCCTGA
- a CDS encoding MBL fold metallo-hydrolase, translating into MRLQFLGASGNVTGSCYLLEANGSRILIDHGMFQERDYQERNWERCPVEPESMQAVLLTHAHIDHSGLIPKLYADGFAGQTYATPATVDLAEIMLLDSAHIQEEDARYKSARHRVEGRPPKGLKPLYTEQDVLRCLPRLRSVPYERDVLVAPGITATWYDAGHMLGSAHIRVRVDEGGRTTTIAFSGDVGQMANPILRSPTHLDFADIVVCESTYGDRKHPTRDDAMARLGECIASTLERGGNLVIPSFAVGRTQELLFFLKTLLTQERIPELPTFVDSPMAIRATEMFQRHPEAWNESFAARVFGGEDPLYTPKVHFTREAEESRAIALYPPTTLIISASGMCNAGRIKHHLVNNISDPRSTVLFIGYQAEGTLGRLIVEKHNPVRILGSSRDVKARIESISGFSAHADVDGLCAWVGAFGTSPKRVFVTHGEPRAANAFRDRLSSELDCPITIPSLGDSFELP; encoded by the coding sequence ATGCGATTGCAGTTCCTCGGCGCGTCCGGCAACGTGACCGGTTCCTGTTATCTGCTCGAGGCGAACGGGTCGCGCATCCTGATCGACCACGGGATGTTTCAGGAACGCGACTACCAAGAGCGGAACTGGGAGCGTTGCCCGGTCGAGCCCGAATCCATGCAAGCCGTTCTGCTGACACACGCCCATATCGATCACAGCGGGCTCATCCCGAAGCTCTACGCTGATGGGTTCGCGGGTCAGACCTACGCCACGCCGGCGACCGTCGACCTGGCGGAAATCATGCTCCTCGACTCCGCCCACATCCAGGAAGAGGACGCGCGCTACAAGTCCGCGCGCCACCGCGTCGAGGGACGCCCGCCGAAGGGGCTCAAGCCTCTCTACACGGAGCAGGACGTGCTCCGATGCCTGCCTCGGCTCCGCAGCGTGCCGTACGAGCGGGATGTGCTCGTGGCTCCGGGCATCACGGCAACCTGGTACGACGCCGGGCACATGCTGGGATCGGCGCATATCCGCGTTCGGGTCGATGAAGGCGGGCGAACCACGACCATCGCCTTCTCGGGAGACGTGGGACAGATGGCGAACCCGATCCTGCGCAGCCCGACGCACCTCGACTTCGCCGATATCGTCGTCTGCGAATCGACTTACGGAGACCGGAAACATCCGACGCGCGACGACGCCATGGCGCGGCTCGGCGAATGCATCGCGAGCACGCTCGAACGCGGCGGGAACCTAGTCATCCCGTCGTTCGCAGTCGGACGAACGCAGGAACTGCTGTTCTTCCTCAAGACGCTCCTGACGCAGGAACGGATACCCGAGCTGCCGACGTTCGTCGACAGCCCCATGGCGATCCGCGCCACGGAGATGTTCCAGCGCCACCCCGAAGCCTGGAACGAGTCGTTCGCGGCGCGGGTATTCGGCGGCGAGGACCCGCTCTACACGCCCAAGGTCCATTTCACGCGCGAAGCCGAAGAGTCGAGAGCCATCGCGCTCTACCCACCGACGACGCTCATCATCTCCGCGTCGGGCATGTGCAACGCGGGTCGCATCAAGCACCACCTGGTCAACAACATCTCCGATCCTCGCAGCACGGTGCTCTTCATCGGCTACCAGGCGGAAGGAACGTTGGGTCGCCTGATCGTCGAGAAGCACAATCCGGTGCGCATCCTCGGCTCGTCGCGAGACGTCAAGGCGCGAATCGAATCCATCTCCGGTTTCTCAGCCCACGCCGACGTCGATGGGCTGTGCGCGTGGGTAGGCGCTTTCGGCACATCGCCCAAGCGCGTGTTCGTCACCCACGGAGAGCCGCGAGCCGCGAACGCCTTCCGCGACCGCCTCTCGAGCGAGTTGGACTGCCCGATCACGATCCCGTCGCTGGGAGACAGTTTCGAGCTTCCGTAG